The Vulpes lagopus strain Blue_001 chromosome 6, ASM1834538v1, whole genome shotgun sequence genome has a segment encoding these proteins:
- the LOC121493825 gene encoding E2F-associated phosphoprotein isoform X3: protein MSRLQDEYDPYAVEEPSDEEPALSSSEDEVDVLLHGTPDQKRKLIRECLTGESESSSEDEFEKEMEAELNSTIKTMEDKLSSLETGSSSGTGKVGTALTKYYDDIYFDSDSEDEDKTATMVLEYRDHINNSSLFQIVMLS from the exons ATGAGCCGGCTCCAGGATGAGTACGACCCCTACGCAGTGGAAGAGCCTAGCGACGAGGAACCCGCTTTGAGCAG TTCTGAAGATGAAGTGGATGTGCTTTTACATGGAACTcctgaccaaaaaagaaaactcatcagAGAGTGTCTTACTGGAGAAAGTGAATCATCTAGTGAAgatgaatttgaaaaagaaatggaagctgaATTAAATTCCACCATAAAAACAATGGAGGACAAGTTATCCTCTCTGGAAACAG GGTCTTCCTCAGGAACTGGAAAAGTTGGAACAGCTCTGACAAAGTACTATGATGATATATATTTTGATTCTGATTCTGAAGATGAAGACAAAACAG ctACCATGGTTTTGGAATACAGAGACCATATCAACAACAGCAGCCTGTTCCAAATAGTGATGCTGTCTTGA